In Modestobacter versicolor, a single genomic region encodes these proteins:
- a CDS encoding methyl-accepting chemotaxis protein, with amino-acid sequence MRSPASTRRSGWFADRPLAVKFGLLVGVVVLTFAVLLGTLLSSNADVHEAEVDSGHLNQAQNLALQLDTRASEFKVDAFRALVRPDPAAELPNLADDVATAQGLLDELAAVPLTGESAVAVAALQDSFATYTDSIAGIVNAAVGNQLQARASYETIQTANDVTDAAVSEAKDALAADYAAADERMESAISRANTLGTVVVVVGLLLIVGISLLTLRSLRGPITRVKASLEAMARGDLTVDSAVTARDEVGQMATALGTAQQHLRTVVAGVAASADAVAAASEELSASSAQISSSAQETSAQSGVVSAAAEEVSRSVATVAAGADEMTGAIREISQSANEAARVAAQAVTEAQATTTTITKLGTSSQEIGAVVKAITSIAEQTNLLALNATIEAARAGEAGKGFAVVANEVKELAQETARATEDIARRVEAIQGDTAGAVDAIGRISEIIGSINDYQLTIASAVEEQTATTNEMSRSVQEAASGSTEIATNITGVSTAAASTTQSLDQTRQAVDELSRMASDLRGSVATFTY; translated from the coding sequence ATGCGCTCCCCCGCCTCGACCCGCCGCTCCGGCTGGTTCGCCGACCGGCCCCTCGCCGTCAAGTTCGGTCTGCTCGTCGGCGTCGTCGTGCTGACGTTCGCGGTCCTGCTCGGCACCCTGCTCAGCTCCAACGCCGACGTGCACGAGGCGGAGGTGGACAGCGGGCACCTGAACCAGGCGCAGAACCTGGCGCTCCAGCTCGACACCCGGGCCAGCGAGTTCAAGGTCGACGCGTTCCGCGCGCTGGTCCGCCCCGACCCGGCCGCCGAGCTGCCCAACCTGGCCGACGACGTGGCGACCGCGCAGGGCCTGCTCGACGAGCTCGCCGCCGTCCCGCTCACCGGGGAGTCGGCGGTCGCGGTGGCCGCGCTGCAGGACAGCTTCGCCACCTACACCGACTCCATCGCGGGCATCGTGAACGCGGCCGTGGGCAACCAGCTCCAGGCCCGGGCGTCCTACGAGACGATCCAGACCGCGAACGACGTCACCGACGCCGCGGTCAGCGAGGCCAAGGACGCCCTGGCGGCCGACTACGCGGCGGCCGACGAGCGGATGGAGTCCGCGATCAGCCGGGCGAACACCCTCGGCACGGTCGTGGTGGTCGTGGGCCTGCTGCTCATCGTCGGGATCAGCCTGCTCACCCTCCGCTCGCTGCGCGGGCCGATCACCCGGGTGAAGGCGTCGCTCGAGGCGATGGCCCGCGGCGACCTCACCGTCGACTCGGCCGTCACCGCCCGGGACGAGGTCGGCCAGATGGCCACCGCCCTGGGCACCGCCCAGCAGCACCTGCGCACCGTGGTGGCGGGGGTGGCGGCGTCCGCCGACGCGGTGGCCGCGGCGTCGGAGGAGCTCTCGGCGTCCTCCGCGCAGATCTCCTCCTCGGCGCAGGAGACGTCGGCGCAGTCCGGGGTGGTCTCCGCCGCCGCCGAGGAGGTCTCCCGCAGCGTGGCGACCGTCGCCGCCGGCGCCGACGAGATGACCGGGGCCATCCGGGAGATCTCGCAGAGCGCCAACGAGGCCGCCCGGGTGGCCGCCCAGGCGGTCACCGAGGCGCAGGCGACGACCACGACGATCACCAAGCTGGGCACGTCGTCGCAGGAGATCGGCGCCGTGGTGAAGGCGATCACCAGCATCGCCGAGCAGACCAACCTGCTGGCGCTGAACGCGACCATCGAGGCGGCCCGGGCGGGGGAGGCCGGCAAGGGCTTCGCCGTGGTCGCGAACGAGGTCAAGGAGCTGGCCCAGGAGACGGCGCGGGCCACCGAGGACATCGCCCGCCGGGTGGAGGCCATCCAGGGCGACACAGCGGGCGCCGTCGACGCCATCGGCCGGATCAGCGAGATCATCGGCTCGATCAACGACTACCAGCTGACCATCGCCTCCGCGGTGGAGGAGCAGACGGCGACGACGAACGAGATGTCCCGGTCGGTCCAGGAGGCCGCCAGCGGGTCGACGGAGATCGCCACGAACATCACCGGCGTCTCCACGGCCGCCGCCTCGACCACCCAGTCGCTGGACCAGACCCGCCAGGCCGTCGACGAGCTGTCCCGGATGGCCAGCGACCTGCGGGGGAGCGTCGCCACCTTCACCTACTGA
- a CDS encoding methyl-accepting chemotaxis protein, producing the protein MARTAAPARPTAWWGDRSVRVKVLTTAGIAGAVAAGIGVLGLTALSDAAGSADALYEKNLIGVAAAADMDGLLGDIRVNVRDTILGADPAAAAAAEETLAADMADAIAVYADGGLEPEKQAIVDDIETQLADYVAFQQQVLLPLSAKADYGTWITQNATTGAPLATAISDGIQQLRDMEAAEAEAAAAQIRGDYESQRTTSLLIMLVGIAVALGLGWLVASGIARSTAKVKAVAEGLAEGDLTRTSGLTSQDELGQMGQALDSAVVGLRSVMASVVASSDAVAAASEELSASSAQISASAEETSAQSGVVSAAAEEVSRNVATVAAGAEEMGASIREISQNANEAARVAAQAVGEAEATTQTITKLGVSSQEIGNVVKVITSIAEQTNLLALNATIEAARAGEAGKGFAVVANEVKELAQETARATEDIARRVEAIQGDTGGAVSAIGRISEIIGSINDFQLTIASAVEEQTATTNEMSRSVQEAAGGSTEIAANITGVSSAASSTTQALGQTRQAVDELSRMASDLRGSVARFTF; encoded by the coding sequence ATGGCACGTACCGCCGCTCCCGCCCGGCCCACCGCGTGGTGGGGAGACCGCAGCGTGCGGGTCAAGGTGCTCACGACCGCCGGGATCGCCGGGGCGGTGGCGGCCGGCATCGGCGTGCTGGGCCTCACCGCGCTCAGCGACGCGGCCGGCTCGGCCGACGCGCTGTACGAGAAGAACCTCATCGGGGTGGCCGCGGCCGCCGACATGGACGGGCTGCTCGGCGACATCCGGGTCAACGTCCGCGACACCATCCTGGGTGCCGACCCGGCCGCCGCCGCGGCCGCGGAGGAGACCCTCGCCGCCGACATGGCCGACGCCATCGCGGTCTACGCCGACGGTGGGCTGGAGCCGGAGAAGCAGGCGATCGTCGACGACATCGAGACGCAGCTGGCCGACTACGTCGCCTTCCAGCAGCAGGTGCTGCTGCCGCTGTCGGCGAAGGCGGACTACGGCACCTGGATCACCCAGAACGCGACCACCGGCGCGCCGCTGGCCACCGCGATCAGCGACGGCATCCAGCAGCTGCGCGACATGGAGGCCGCCGAGGCCGAGGCGGCCGCCGCGCAGATCCGCGGCGACTACGAGTCCCAGCGCACCACCTCGCTGCTGATCATGCTGGTCGGGATCGCGGTCGCGCTCGGGCTCGGCTGGCTGGTCGCCTCCGGGATCGCCCGGTCGACGGCCAAGGTCAAGGCGGTGGCCGAGGGGCTCGCCGAGGGCGACCTGACCCGCACCTCCGGGCTCACCAGCCAGGACGAGCTCGGCCAGATGGGCCAGGCGCTCGACTCCGCGGTCGTCGGCCTCCGCTCGGTGATGGCCTCCGTGGTCGCCTCGTCCGACGCGGTGGCGGCTGCCTCGGAGGAGCTGTCGGCGTCCTCGGCGCAGATCTCGGCCTCGGCCGAGGAGACCTCCGCGCAGTCCGGTGTCGTCTCCGCCGCTGCGGAGGAGGTCTCCCGCAACGTGGCCACCGTCGCCGCGGGTGCGGAGGAGATGGGTGCCTCGATCCGGGAGATCAGCCAGAACGCCAACGAGGCCGCCCGGGTCGCCGCCCAGGCGGTGGGGGAGGCGGAGGCCACCACCCAGACGATCACCAAGCTCGGCGTCTCCTCGCAGGAGATCGGCAACGTGGTCAAGGTGATCACCTCGATCGCCGAGCAGACCAACCTGCTGGCCCTCAACGCCACCATCGAGGCGGCCCGGGCCGGCGAGGCGGGCAAGGGCTTCGCCGTCGTCGCCAACGAGGTCAAGGAGCTCGCCCAGGAGACGGCGCGGGCCACCGAGGACATCGCCCGCCGGGTGGAGGCCATCCAGGGTGACACCGGCGGCGCCGTGTCGGCCATCGGCCGGATCAGCGAGATCATCGGCTCGATCAACGACTTCCAGCTGACCATCGCCAGCGCGGTGGAGGAGCAGACCGCGACCACCAACGAGATGTCCCGCTCGGTCCAGGAGGCCGCCGGCGGCTCCACCGAGATCGCCGCCAACATCACCGGCGTCTCCTCGGCGGCCAGCAGCACCACGCAGGCGCTGGGCCAGACCCGGCAGGCCGTCGACGAGCTGTCCCGGATGGCCAGCGACCTGCGGGGGAGCGTGGCCCGCTTCACCTTCTGA
- a CDS encoding methyl-accepting chemotaxis protein: protein MSAPSVVARFRDRGIMAKIVAAVLVAVLVAVGVGLVGLRSLGSSAAATESMYTDELVGTVDVEAVRAELYALRLSSVNYAVATEQSAKQSYMGDRQEAYEGLAKAASHYLATHPTAESRELIDHALGQVNHYKQAMPALDELADAGDLTAWSEMRETVVAPIAASIISDLDRLATLRQEAAAGSADEASASYDRTRWVLIAVIAAGALAALGFGVLVARRITGALRRVQSAAEGLAEGDLTRTAGVTTRDEVGRTGAALDGAMAELRAVMSSVVASADAVAASSGQLSASAAEISTSAEETAVQSGVVSAAAGEVSRNVATVAAGAEEMGASIREISQNANDAAQVAARAVTEAEQTTATITQLGVSSREIGAVVKTITSIAEQTNLLALNATIEAARAGEAGKGFAVVANEVKELAQETARATEDIARRVEAIQGDTTRAVQAITGISTVIGSINDIQLTIASAVEEQTATTSEMSRSVQEAASGSTEIATSITGVSTAAASTTRSLGQTRQAVDELSRMAGDLRGSVARFTF, encoded by the coding sequence GTGAGCGCACCATCCGTCGTCGCCCGGTTCCGCGACCGCGGCATCATGGCCAAGATCGTCGCGGCCGTCCTGGTGGCCGTCCTGGTGGCCGTGGGCGTCGGGCTGGTGGGCCTGCGCAGCCTCGGCAGCTCGGCCGCGGCGACCGAGAGCATGTACACCGACGAGCTGGTCGGCACCGTCGACGTCGAGGCCGTCCGCGCCGAGCTCTACGCGCTCCGGCTGTCGTCGGTGAACTACGCCGTGGCCACCGAGCAGTCGGCCAAGCAGTCCTACATGGGCGACCGCCAGGAGGCCTACGAGGGCCTGGCCAAGGCCGCCTCGCACTACCTGGCCACCCACCCCACCGCGGAGAGCCGGGAGCTGATCGACCACGCGCTGGGGCAGGTCAACCACTACAAGCAGGCGATGCCCGCCCTCGACGAGCTGGCCGACGCCGGCGACCTGACCGCCTGGTCGGAGATGCGCGAGACCGTCGTCGCACCGATCGCCGCCTCGATCATCTCCGACCTCGACCGGCTCGCCACGCTGCGCCAGGAGGCCGCCGCCGGCAGCGCCGACGAGGCCAGCGCCTCCTACGACCGCACCCGCTGGGTGCTGATCGCCGTGATCGCCGCCGGCGCGCTGGCGGCGCTGGGCTTCGGGGTGCTGGTGGCCCGCCGGATCACCGGCGCGCTGCGCCGGGTGCAGTCGGCGGCCGAGGGGCTCGCCGAGGGCGACCTCACCCGCACGGCCGGCGTCACCACCCGCGACGAGGTGGGCCGCACGGGTGCCGCGCTGGACGGCGCGATGGCCGAGCTGCGGGCGGTGATGAGCTCGGTCGTCGCCTCGGCCGACGCCGTCGCCGCCTCGTCGGGGCAGCTGTCGGCCTCGGCGGCGGAGATCTCCACCTCGGCGGAGGAGACCGCGGTGCAGTCCGGCGTCGTCTCCGCGGCCGCCGGGGAGGTGTCGCGGAACGTGGCCACCGTGGCGGCCGGCGCGGAGGAGATGGGCGCCTCGATCCGGGAGATCAGCCAGAACGCCAACGACGCCGCCCAGGTCGCGGCCCGGGCGGTCACCGAGGCCGAGCAGACGACCGCCACGATCACCCAGCTGGGCGTCTCCTCCCGGGAGATCGGGGCGGTGGTCAAGACCATCACCAGCATCGCCGAGCAGACCAACCTGCTGGCGCTGAACGCCACCATCGAGGCGGCGCGGGCGGGGGAGGCCGGCAAGGGCTTCGCGGTCGTCGCCAACGAGGTCAAGGAGCTGGCCCAGGAGACGGCGCGGGCGACCGAGGACATCGCTCGCCGGGTCGAGGCGATCCAGGGCGACACCACGCGGGCGGTGCAGGCGATCACCGGGATCTCCACCGTCATCGGCTCGATCAACGACATCCAGCTGACCATCGCCAGCGCGGTGGAGGAGCAGACGGCGACGACGAGCGAGATGTCCCGGTCGGTGCAGGAGGCCGCCAGCGGCTCGACGGAGATCGCCACGAGCATCACCGGCGTCTCGACGGCCGCGGCGTCCACCACCCGGTCGCTGGGGCAGACCCGCCAGGCCGTCGACGAGCTGTCCCGGATGGCCGGCGACCTGCGCGGCAGCGTCGCCCGCTTCACCTTCTGA
- a CDS encoding protein-glutamate methylesterase/protein-glutamine glutaminase, with amino-acid sequence MEQIKVMVVDDSVVVRKIVTDVLSEDPMITVVGTAPNGRLAVTKLEQLKPDLVTMDIEMPDMNGIEAVRAIRATRSRVPIIMFSTLTERGASATLDALSAGANDYVTKPANVGSVAQSMESVRQQLVPKIKALTGRPISSGPAAAPVAAPVAVRPPVARTGPAKEPAVLVIGSSTGGPEALTKVLPLLPASLPVPVLLVQHMPPVFTRQFAQRLDRLCPLTVVEAGDGTPLAPGTVHIAPGDFHLTIGTSGAARRTALNQAPPENFCRPAVDVLFRSAVAAYGGAVLGVVLTGMGSDGRIGAGQIREAGGTVIAQDQATSVVWGMPGAVTQAGFADEVLPLGRVAEAIIRLLPTPRPAAAFAAARTGAAAGIGGTR; translated from the coding sequence GTGGAACAGATCAAGGTGATGGTCGTCGACGACTCCGTCGTCGTCCGCAAGATCGTGACCGACGTCCTCTCCGAGGACCCGATGATCACCGTCGTCGGCACGGCGCCCAACGGCCGGCTGGCCGTGACCAAGCTCGAGCAGCTCAAGCCCGACCTGGTCACGATGGACATCGAGATGCCGGACATGAACGGCATCGAGGCGGTGCGCGCCATCCGCGCCACCCGCAGCCGCGTGCCGATCATCATGTTCAGCACGCTGACCGAGCGCGGGGCGTCCGCCACCCTGGACGCGCTGTCGGCCGGCGCCAACGACTACGTGACCAAGCCGGCCAACGTCGGCAGCGTCGCCCAGTCGATGGAGAGCGTGCGCCAGCAGCTCGTCCCCAAGATCAAGGCCCTCACCGGCCGCCCGATCAGCAGCGGCCCCGCGGCCGCCCCGGTCGCGGCCCCGGTCGCCGTCCGCCCCCCGGTGGCGCGCACGGGCCCGGCCAAGGAGCCGGCCGTGCTCGTCATCGGCTCGTCCACCGGCGGGCCCGAGGCGCTGACCAAGGTGCTGCCGCTGCTGCCGGCCTCGCTGCCGGTGCCGGTCCTGCTCGTCCAGCACATGCCGCCCGTCTTCACCCGCCAGTTCGCCCAGCGGCTGGACCGGCTGTGTCCGCTCACCGTGGTCGAGGCCGGTGACGGCACCCCGCTCGCGCCCGGCACGGTGCACATCGCCCCCGGCGACTTCCACCTGACCATCGGCACCAGCGGTGCCGCCCGGCGGACGGCGCTGAACCAGGCCCCGCCGGAGAACTTCTGCCGCCCCGCCGTCGACGTGCTCTTCCGCTCCGCCGTCGCCGCCTACGGCGGTGCCGTGCTGGGCGTCGTCCTCACCGGCATGGGCTCCGACGGGCGCATCGGCGCCGGCCAGATCCGCGAGGCCGGCGGCACCGTCATCGCCCAGGACCAGGCGACCTCCGTCGTCTGGGGCATGCCCGGGGCGGTCACCCAGGCCGGCTTCGCCGACGAGGTCCTCCCGCTGGGCCGGGTCGCCGAGGCGATCATCCGGCTCCTGCCCACCCCCCGTCCCGCGGCCGCCTTCGCCGCAGCCCGCACCGGCGCCGCAGCCGGAATCGGAGGCACCCGGTGA
- a CDS encoding CheR family methyltransferase, with protein MTLTATSFDWVRQLVHRESAIVLQPGKEYLVEARLLPMAQQLGCAGVSELVESVRSHPDPAKTRRIVEALTTNETSWFRDGDPFTAFTGTVLPQLLAARRPDERLQIWSAACSSGQEAYTIAMLLSDALPNAATRVSITATDLSRQMVERTRAGRFSQLEVNRGLPASMLVRHFTRAGNEWEISPTLRRMVTASECNLAAPLPRLGPFDVVYLRNVLIYFDLPTKQQILTRVRQIMRPDGWLFLGAAETTLGVDDNWERVVLGRGSAYRPRKGA; from the coding sequence GTGACCCTCACCGCCACGAGCTTCGACTGGGTGCGCCAGCTGGTGCACCGCGAGAGCGCGATCGTCCTGCAGCCCGGCAAGGAGTACCTGGTCGAGGCCCGGCTGCTGCCGATGGCCCAGCAGCTGGGCTGCGCCGGCGTCAGCGAGCTCGTCGAGTCCGTCCGCAGCCACCCCGACCCGGCCAAGACCCGGCGGATCGTCGAGGCGCTGACCACCAACGAGACGTCGTGGTTCCGCGACGGCGACCCGTTCACCGCCTTCACCGGCACGGTGCTGCCGCAGCTGCTGGCCGCCCGCCGCCCGGACGAGCGGCTGCAGATCTGGTCGGCCGCCTGCTCCAGCGGGCAGGAGGCGTACACGATCGCGATGCTGCTGTCCGACGCGCTGCCGAACGCCGCGACCCGGGTGTCGATCACCGCCACCGACCTGTCGCGGCAGATGGTCGAGCGCACCCGGGCCGGCCGGTTCAGCCAGCTCGAGGTCAACCGGGGCCTGCCGGCCTCGATGCTCGTGCGGCACTTCACCCGCGCCGGCAACGAGTGGGAGATCTCGCCCACGCTGCGCCGGATGGTCACCGCCAGCGAGTGCAACCTCGCCGCACCGCTGCCGCGGCTGGGCCCGTTCGACGTGGTCTACCTGCGCAACGTGCTCATCTACTTCGACCTGCCCACCAAGCAGCAGATCCTGACGCGCGTGCGCCAGATCATGCGCCCTGACGGGTGGCTGTTCCTGGGCGCTGCCGAGACCACGCTCGGGGTCGACGACAACTGGGAGCGGGTCGTCCTCGGCCGCGGCTCCGCGTACCGCCCACGGAAGGGAGCCTGA
- a CDS encoding response regulator has protein sequence MRALVIDDSRAMRRIVGTILKDFGYEVREAGDGRQALDVLEEGYVPDLCCIDWNMPVMDGLQFVFAVRANPAYRQVTLMMVTTESETGQIVKALAAGAHEYLIKPFTADALRDKLALLGLLPEEVTA, from the coding sequence ATGAGAGCTCTGGTGATCGACGACTCCCGTGCCATGAGGCGCATCGTCGGCACGATCCTCAAGGACTTCGGATACGAGGTGCGTGAGGCCGGCGACGGCCGCCAGGCCCTCGACGTGCTGGAGGAGGGGTACGTCCCCGACCTCTGCTGCATCGACTGGAACATGCCGGTGATGGACGGCCTGCAGTTCGTCTTCGCCGTCCGCGCCAACCCGGCCTACCGGCAGGTGACGCTGATGATGGTCACCACCGAGAGCGAGACCGGCCAGATCGTCAAGGCCCTGGCCGCCGGCGCGCACGAGTACCTGATCAAGCCCTTCACCGCCGACGCGCTGCGCGACAAGCTGGCGCTGCTCGGCCTTCTCCCCGAGGAGGTGACCGCGTGA
- a CDS encoding chemotaxis protein CheX has translation MTLSPAQPITELLDAETVQSIADEVWPSLVGDGEAFVPVPVPPPADVVSAWVDIVGPWTGSVVLTCAPATAEALTESVLMTRPPTVVDDEDVADALGELANVLGGNIKSVLPGESKLGLPQIGAAPPRGRLDDVRSLVGQWRGNFLTITVQGAAPAPHAERNEVPL, from the coding sequence GTGACCCTGTCCCCCGCCCAGCCCATCACCGAGCTGCTCGACGCCGAGACGGTGCAGAGCATCGCCGACGAGGTGTGGCCGTCCTTGGTCGGCGACGGCGAGGCGTTCGTGCCCGTCCCGGTGCCGCCGCCGGCCGACGTCGTGAGCGCGTGGGTCGACATCGTCGGCCCCTGGACCGGCTCCGTCGTCCTCACCTGCGCCCCGGCCACGGCCGAGGCGCTCACCGAGAGCGTCCTCATGACCCGGCCGCCGACGGTCGTGGACGACGAGGACGTCGCCGACGCGCTGGGCGAGCTCGCCAACGTGCTCGGCGGCAACATCAAGAGCGTCCTGCCGGGTGAGTCCAAGCTCGGCCTGCCGCAGATCGGGGCGGCCCCGCCCCGGGGGCGGCTGGACGACGTCCGTTCCCTCGTCGGCCAGTGGCGAGGGAACTTCCTGACCATCACCGTGCAGGGTGCCGCTCCGGCACCGCACGCCGAGCGGAACGAGGTGCCGCTGTGA
- a CDS encoding response regulator: MKILVTDDSRVMRQIVIRTLRQAGYDDHDIIQAENGREAFEMVGAEKPDLVLSDWNMPEMSGIECLEALRASGQQVPFGFVTSEGSPEMREKAANAGALFLIAKPFNEDTFKDALDGVIA; encoded by the coding sequence GTGAAGATCCTGGTTACCGACGACAGCCGTGTCATGCGGCAGATCGTCATCCGCACCCTGCGCCAGGCAGGCTACGACGACCACGACATCATCCAGGCCGAGAACGGCCGCGAGGCCTTCGAGATGGTCGGTGCCGAGAAGCCCGACCTGGTCCTCTCGGACTGGAACATGCCCGAGATGAGCGGCATCGAGTGCCTCGAGGCGCTGCGGGCGTCGGGCCAGCAGGTGCCCTTCGGCTTCGTGACCTCGGAGGGCTCCCCGGAGATGCGGGAGAAGGCGGCCAACGCCGGCGCGCTGTTCCTCATCGCCAAGCCGTTCAACGAGGACACCTTCAAGGACGCCCTGGACGGGGTGATCGCGTGA
- a CDS encoding SpoIIE family protein phosphatase: protein MTPDGAAPPADLLVQAVQGMARPLFVLDGEWRFSYINPAGAAVLGRTVDGLLGRGIWAEFPEAVGTPFSEHYEAVAATGEPAVFEAWFEPLQTWFQVHAFRTGAGLVVTYDDVTERRRVEQARTEAVAAREEAAERAAAAAGAAELAGRHLMLLGDISQAMTSTLDPDEAVQRFAQLVVPQLADWCLVSVVEHGRRRDVGRAHRDPEMVAAMHRYADLRATTNQSTAPVPTALREGRPVVIQSLTAEQVEAMTTPEARAALEPLRPTAVATFPLLARGELFGAITLVTGPDRGPFTDAELRTADIASRRAALAMDNARLVSAQSRVAERLQRSLLSAPVQPDNLELAVRYRPATQDVSIGGDWYDAFLQPDGSTVLVIGDVMGHDLEAAAVMGQLKTLVRAIAYDRQDAPADVMRRVDLAVVGLDVATLATALVARIEQDDDDRVAGLRRLRWASAGHPMPMLLQADGKVVDLESPVGPPLGIGWSGFRSDGVAVIPPDSTLLLFTDGLFERRTGDLDTGREALRAVVADLAGESLEELCDGLLAALLADGAEDDVAVLAVRAHPVDAPRPLAAGPRSLPPALPSLG from the coding sequence ATGACCCCGGACGGCGCGGCGCCGCCTGCCGACCTGCTGGTGCAGGCCGTGCAGGGCATGGCGCGACCGCTGTTCGTCCTGGACGGGGAGTGGCGGTTCAGCTACATCAACCCGGCCGGTGCCGCGGTGCTGGGGCGGACCGTCGACGGCCTGCTCGGCCGGGGCATCTGGGCCGAGTTCCCCGAGGCGGTCGGCACGCCGTTCAGCGAGCACTACGAGGCCGTCGCCGCGACCGGTGAGCCGGCGGTCTTCGAGGCCTGGTTCGAGCCGCTGCAGACCTGGTTCCAGGTGCACGCCTTCCGCACCGGGGCCGGGCTGGTCGTCACCTACGACGACGTCACCGAGCGCCGGCGGGTGGAGCAGGCCCGCACCGAGGCGGTCGCCGCCCGCGAGGAGGCCGCCGAGCGCGCCGCGGCCGCCGCCGGCGCCGCTGAGCTGGCCGGGCGGCACCTGATGCTGCTGGGCGACATCAGCCAGGCGATGACCTCCACCCTGGACCCCGACGAGGCGGTGCAGCGGTTCGCCCAGCTCGTCGTGCCGCAGCTGGCCGACTGGTGCCTGGTCAGCGTGGTGGAGCACGGCCGGCGCCGGGACGTCGGCCGCGCCCACCGGGACCCGGAGATGGTGGCGGCGATGCACCGCTACGCGGACCTGCGGGCCACCACCAACCAGTCGACCGCCCCGGTGCCGACCGCGCTGCGGGAGGGTCGGCCCGTGGTGATCCAGTCGCTCACCGCCGAGCAGGTCGAGGCGATGACCACGCCGGAGGCGCGCGCCGCGCTGGAGCCGCTGCGGCCGACCGCGGTCGCCACCTTCCCGCTGCTGGCCCGCGGCGAGCTGTTCGGGGCCATCACCCTGGTCACCGGACCCGACCGGGGGCCGTTCACCGACGCCGAGCTGCGCACCGCGGACATCGCGTCCCGGCGGGCGGCGCTGGCGATGGACAACGCCCGGCTGGTGAGCGCGCAGAGCCGGGTCGCCGAGCGGCTGCAGCGCAGCCTGCTGTCGGCCCCGGTGCAGCCGGACAACCTCGAGCTGGCCGTGCGCTACCGGCCGGCCACCCAGGACGTCTCCATCGGCGGCGACTGGTACGACGCCTTCCTCCAGCCCGACGGCTCGACCGTGCTGGTCATCGGCGACGTGATGGGCCACGACCTCGAGGCCGCCGCGGTCATGGGGCAGCTGAAGACGCTGGTCCGGGCGATCGCCTACGACCGGCAGGACGCGCCGGCCGACGTCATGCGCCGGGTCGACCTCGCCGTCGTCGGGCTGGACGTCGCCACCCTGGCCACCGCGCTGGTCGCCCGGATCGAGCAGGACGACGACGACCGGGTCGCGGGGCTGCGCCGGCTCCGCTGGGCCTCGGCCGGGCACCCGATGCCGATGCTGCTGCAGGCCGACGGCAAGGTGGTCGACCTGGAGTCGCCGGTCGGGCCGCCGCTGGGCATCGGCTGGTCGGGGTTCCGCTCGGACGGGGTGGCGGTCATCCCGCCGGACAGCACGCTGCTGCTGTTCACCGACGGGCTCTTCGAGCGGCGCACCGGCGACCTGGACACCGGCCGCGAGGCGCTGCGGGCCGTCGTGGCCGACCTGGCGGGGGAGTCGCTGGAGGAGCTGTGCGACGGGCTCCTGGCGGCGCTGCTGGCCGACGGGGCCGAGGACGACGTCGCGGTGCTCGCCGTCCGGGCGCACCCGGTGGACGCGCCCCGGCCGCTCGCGGCGGGGCCGCGCTCGCTGCCGCCGGCCCTGCCCAGCCTCGGCTGA
- a CDS encoding alpha/beta fold hydrolase has product MSPAEDVVTPEEIRIPVEGGELAALYWAADAPAAPLVVLVHGITGNAMAWAPIAAALAGGCEVVAPDLRGRARSAGLPGPYGLSAHAADLTALLERFGADAEGGADATVLVGHSMGGFVTALAAAGSARDLVHGLVLVDGGLPFAVPPAADTDDMLAVFLGPSLERLDLTFPDLPAVRSFWSGHPAVGPWVDHPAVAAFLARDLTGEAPELRSAVVYEAVRVDGADMLRNEAVLEATTDLPVPATLLWATRGMQGQVPGLYDEVRLAGMGLQDAHVTAREVPGTDHWSILWSDQGVQAVTAAVREAAERSR; this is encoded by the coding sequence GTGAGCCCCGCCGAGGACGTCGTGACCCCCGAGGAGATCCGCATCCCGGTCGAGGGAGGTGAGCTGGCCGCGCTGTACTGGGCCGCCGACGCCCCGGCCGCCCCGCTCGTCGTCCTGGTGCACGGGATCACCGGCAACGCGATGGCCTGGGCGCCGATCGCCGCGGCGCTGGCCGGCGGGTGCGAGGTGGTCGCCCCCGACCTGCGCGGGCGGGCGCGCAGCGCGGGCCTGCCCGGCCCCTACGGGCTGTCCGCGCACGCCGCCGACCTGACCGCCCTGCTGGAGCGGTTCGGCGCCGACGCGGAGGGCGGCGCGGACGCCACAGTGCTGGTCGGGCACTCGATGGGCGGGTTCGTCACCGCCCTGGCCGCGGCGGGCAGCGCCCGCGACCTGGTGCACGGGCTGGTCCTGGTCGACGGCGGCCTGCCCTTCGCCGTCCCCCCGGCGGCCGACACCGACGACATGCTCGCCGTCTTCCTCGGCCCGTCGCTGGAGCGGCTGGACCTGACCTTCCCGGACCTGCCGGCGGTGCGGTCCTTCTGGTCCGGGCACCCCGCGGTCGGGCCCTGGGTCGACCACCCGGCGGTCGCCGCCTTCCTCGCCCGCGACCTGACCGGCGAGGCGCCCGAGCTGCGCAGCGCGGTGGTGTACGAGGCGGTCCGGGTCGACGGCGCGGACATGCTGCGCAACGAGGCCGTGCTGGAGGCCACCACCGACCTGCCGGTGCCGGCGACCCTGCTGTGGGCGACCCGGGGCATGCAGGGCCAGGTGCCCGGCCTCTACGACGAGGTGCGGCTGGCCGGGATGGGCCTGCAGGACGCGCACGTCACCGCCCGCGAGGTGCCCGGCACCGACCACTGGTCGATCCTCTGGTCCGACCAGGGCGTGCAGGCGGTCACCGCCGCCGTCCGGGAGGCCGCCGAGCGGTCCCGGTGA